The DNA sequence AGTTTCGGCTATCTCTCGGACCTGGGCCAGCTTTCTGCGGCCCATGAGGTGTGTCTTGGCTATCTGCCTGTCCGATTCGCCAAGGCGCATCCGGACAAGAGCATGGCGATATTCAAACATCTCGAACCTCCGATTGGACATCCCGCGTACCTCCCGCTCGTGAATCCGGCGGAAATACGTGGCATCTCGAAGGTCCGAAACCCGGTTCGGCCAGGCTAGACTGGCTCCATTACCTGATCATCAAATGGCCCCATTGCGTGAGCACTGGGTGGCTCCATTAGGTGAACATCCGGTGGCTCCATTGGGTGAACATCGAATGGACCCATAGGGGCGGTCGCCGACAGATAATCCGACATTTGTGCTTTCCTCAAAACCCGTCAACAAAAATATATCTAAAACATATAATTCTCTTGACGTCTGACACTCATTCAATTATTCTCCCGCCCCCTCAATTCTCCCCTTGACAAAACCTCTGTAGTATGAGAATGTATCGCCATCAACACAGAGGAAAGGAGGCTTTATGGACAAAGTGTCTCAGACGGAAAAGGAATGGGAAGAGCGTTCGGGGATGAAAGGGCTTGCTTATCGTCCAACAGCAAAGGAGCTTTTTGACAGCGGTATGCATCCCTTGCAGCTCACAAACTACACAGACGGCGGGGTTCCCCTGGAGCCTGTGACCTGGGGGGATGTAGTGGATTTCGAGATTGAGCTTTGTTGTGAAGAAGTAGTCAACAACCCCGAACTTCGCGCCCACATTTTCGGAGTAACAATCTAACAAGAAGGATATTTTTATGGGACTGGAATTTGCCATCGAAACATGTTCGAAGTTCGTAAACTTTAAACAAGACCCTAACAAGTCTGAATGTGAAAATGGGTGGGACTTGGTTCAAGAACTTAAAGATGAGGGCTATTATGAAGACAGCTTTCATGCTGAAGAAAGCAACAAAACGCGCACTCTTATCGAGCACCTGAAGAATGCTTTCAACACACACATTGGAAAAGATGCTTCCTGTTCATTTGACGTTATTAAGGAAATTTCTGAGTTAGTCGATGAAGAATTTTATCCATGCAATTCCTGTAAAGAGACAGTACGATCTTTAATAAGGAAGATTGTAACGCTACCGACTCCACTCGATCCTAAGCTTGTAGAGTGGAAATCGAGAGTTAGTGCATTCAGTATAGACATAATTCGAAACGGCGTTATGAAATCATACTTCGATGAATAGCCTATTCATTTAGTTTGGACCACGAAGAAAGGGCTGTTAGGCCCTTTCTTACATTACCGTCCCTAGCTATGTTACTGACGGTATTTCCCGACTCAGAAATAATCCCGGACACTGAAAAACGGTAACTCTCCCAGCCTTCGCCCCTCCCCATTCTATAGAAATTTTAAATAGCATCTATCGTCTTCACCACTACACGATATCCCAGCGGGAAACGCCACAAAACCCAGTAATAGCCCAGATTCCTGGGCATTTTCTAGCTTGACTACATACAAACCTTCGTATAGAGTTTTAGTCAAGCAAGGGGGAATGGTCATGGAAGGCAAGTTTGTCGCATATTATCGAGTCTCGACAGCCCGCCAGGGGTCATCCGGCCTTGGCCTGGACGCTCAAAAAGAAGCCGTAACCTCCTACCTTAATGGCGGGAAGTGGACGCTCTTGAGGGAGTTCACAGAGGTTGAAACAGGCAAGGGCAGCAACGCCCTCTCCAAACGCCCCCAGCTTCGGGAGGCTATGGCCTTCTGTAAGAAGAACAAGGCCAAGCTCATTATTGCCAAGCTAGACCGTCTGGCAAGGAATGTGAATTTTATCAGCGGCTTAATGGAAGCAAAAGTCCCATTTGTTGCCTGTGATCTCCCAGAGGCCAACAACATGACCATTCACATTATGGCCGCGTTTGCGGAGCATGAGGCACAGCGTATCTCTGCCAGAACCAAGGAAGCCCTTGCTCAAGTGAAGGCCAGAGGGAAGCAGTTAGGCAATCCCCGCATCAAGGAAATGGCTGCTATGCAACGCTCGCAGGCTATGGAAGATGCTGAAAGGTTGCGCCCTGTACTGACGGGGTTCAAGGCACAGGGATTCACTCAGAGGCGCATGGTGGACGAACTGAACGCCCTTGGCATCCTGACTGTACGCGGGAAGCAGTGGGGCTTACTCCAAGTCCAGCGTGTACTATCCCGGCTTGATATAAAGTAGCCATCCCCCGCCATACGATACGCACTAGCCCCCTACATGGGGGCTTTTTTATTGCCTCAAGCTATACAAGGTAGAACTGCTAAAGATACCATTGCATATACTATTACAAGGGTACAGTACAGGAACACAACAGGAACACCGGGAATGATGAACATGCCAAGAGCAGCAAGCCGCAACAATCCGAAGCTTCACCCACTGGAGAAGCGGGCCAGGATATATCAGGCCAAGTATGAAATTGATCTTGAGTGCAAAACTCAGTTCTCTAAGGACGTTTGCCGCACACTGGCCGCATTGCGTGTGGAACTCGACAGACTAGAGGCTGCTGGTGGTCTTGGCCCTGAGTATAACAGGACGCTCAAGCTCTTCAATAAGACCTTCAAACTCCTTCCGAAGCCCAAGGCCATCCCCCAACCCCATCCTGTAGAGCCTACCCCTGCACCTGAATCTGACTTCTGGGGGGCTGCTGTTGGCTAGTAAGAAAGACCTGGCTCTAACCCGTTGGAACGCCCCCGGCTATGCGGGGTTCAAGAACTGGCTTCAGGACATCAAGCCCCACATAAAACACGATGACGGGCTTTTCCATCCCTTG is a window from the Fundidesulfovibrio putealis DSM 16056 genome containing:
- a CDS encoding recombinase family protein encodes the protein MEGKFVAYYRVSTARQGSSGLGLDAQKEAVTSYLNGGKWTLLREFTEVETGKGSNALSKRPQLREAMAFCKKNKAKLIIAKLDRLARNVNFISGLMEAKVPFVACDLPEANNMTIHIMAAFAEHEAQRISARTKEALAQVKARGKQLGNPRIKEMAAMQRSQAMEDAERLRPVLTGFKAQGFTQRRMVDELNALGILTVRGKQWGLLQVQRVLSRLDIK